The following proteins are encoded in a genomic region of Streptomyces lunaelactis:
- a CDS encoding FAD-dependent oxidoreductase, translating into MTITTEVCVVGGGPGGRALALALVRLGRRVVLLEQRTGGARAFRGESVSPDGVRLLAGLGLLERVREHTHEVHRLEIADGGARVLDVRFETFPYAYRHPVELAQPVLLSALADAAEEGGGCTVLEPAAAVGLLRDGGSVRGVRAKTPDGVMEIRADVTVGADGRYSSVRRMSGLDHGAKRTPLQRDVVWMKLPFPAAWDRRAYRVRISSGRHGLFLPSTDGTLRVGLNIPKGGLRELRSGGLGRLHARLAELAPELEREAADGIRSWSDTTLLDIFTTDVRRWSAPGVVLIGDAAHTLSPILGQGVNHALADAVALAPLLARALDAPRGGRPAALAAAVNVFQRDRVGAVRRSRGLQLRQERMFSLSAPPAAALRRTVYRALNASPVLQRRVLAPAYFPGLRPEPAAAPSRTELRT; encoded by the coding sequence ATGACGATCACGACAGAGGTCTGTGTGGTGGGTGGCGGTCCCGGCGGCCGCGCGCTCGCTCTCGCACTGGTACGCCTGGGACGCCGGGTGGTCCTGCTGGAACAGCGCACGGGCGGGGCCCGCGCCTTCCGGGGTGAGTCCGTATCGCCGGACGGGGTGCGGCTGCTGGCCGGACTCGGCCTCCTGGAGCGGGTGCGCGAGCACACCCACGAGGTGCACCGGCTGGAGATCGCCGACGGGGGCGCGCGCGTCCTCGACGTACGCTTCGAGACCTTCCCGTACGCCTACCGCCATCCGGTCGAGCTGGCCCAGCCGGTGCTGCTGTCCGCGCTGGCCGATGCGGCGGAGGAAGGCGGCGGCTGCACCGTGCTCGAACCGGCCGCCGCGGTCGGGCTGCTGCGGGACGGCGGCTCGGTACGCGGGGTCCGCGCCAAGACCCCCGACGGGGTGATGGAGATACGGGCCGACGTGACCGTCGGCGCGGACGGCCGCTACAGCTCCGTACGCCGGATGTCCGGCCTCGACCACGGCGCGAAGCGCACCCCGCTGCAGCGGGACGTCGTCTGGATGAAGCTGCCGTTCCCGGCGGCCTGGGACCGGCGGGCCTACCGGGTGCGGATCAGCTCGGGCCGCCACGGACTCTTCCTGCCCAGCACCGACGGCACCCTGCGGGTGGGTCTCAACATCCCCAAGGGCGGTCTGCGCGAGCTGCGTTCGGGCGGCCTCGGGCGGCTGCACGCGCGGCTCGCGGAGCTCGCGCCGGAGCTGGAGCGGGAAGCGGCCGACGGCATCCGCAGCTGGTCCGACACCACCCTGCTCGACATCTTCACCACGGACGTACGGCGCTGGTCGGCGCCCGGAGTCGTACTGATCGGCGACGCCGCGCACACCCTGTCGCCGATCCTGGGGCAGGGCGTCAACCACGCCCTGGCGGACGCGGTCGCCCTCGCCCCGCTGCTCGCGCGGGCGCTCGACGCGCCCCGCGGCGGGCGGCCGGCGGCGCTGGCCGCGGCTGTGAACGTCTTCCAGCGGGACAGGGTGGGCGCGGTCCGGCGCTCCCGGGGGCTGCAGCTGCGCCAGGAGCGGATGTTCAGCCTCTCCGCGCCTCCCGCGGCGGCGCTGCGGCGCACGGTCTACCGCGCGCTGAACGCGAGCCCCGTGCTCCAGCGGCGGGTGCTCGCCCCCGCCTACTTCCCCGGCCTGCGGCCCGAGCCGGCCGCGGCACCTTCGAGGACGGAGCTGCGCACATGA
- a CDS encoding alpha/beta fold hydrolase, translating to MNDATELRLGARLPPLEELKRYVLLHARAQGLTPDRCRELLARVRSAEGGGPDSWAAVWNRTADGLAGRGAHLDACRHYGLARFPYATADDAERLRAGQRCVRTFDRWRRTRRGIERLELAVGDGRFACWTAGLSASEPRPLIVVMGGIVSVKEQWAPILARADALGVALAVTELPGVGENTLPYRADSHRMIGAVLDAVADRADVRRTSAIALSFGGHLALRAALVDDRIRGVATVGAPLRHFFLDREWQRRVPATTVLTLAHLIGCEPGEVFDAVREWALSEEELRRITIPVTYAAALRDDIVPLTETGELLRDAGARRQVLLLDDEHGAPGELARVRVALLRGALGRWAWCGAPGFWPCRAERSGC from the coding sequence ATGAACGACGCGACAGAGCTACGGCTCGGGGCACGCCTGCCTCCGCTGGAGGAACTGAAGCGGTACGTCCTGCTGCACGCCCGCGCCCAGGGGCTCACGCCGGACCGCTGCCGAGAGCTGCTGGCCCGGGTGAGGAGCGCGGAGGGCGGCGGCCCCGACTCCTGGGCCGCGGTCTGGAACCGTACGGCGGACGGTCTCGCGGGCCGCGGCGCTCACCTCGACGCGTGCCGCCACTACGGCCTCGCCCGCTTCCCGTACGCGACCGCGGACGACGCCGAGCGGCTTCGCGCCGGGCAGCGGTGCGTGCGCACCTTCGACCGCTGGCGCAGGACCCGGCGCGGCATCGAGCGGCTCGAACTCGCGGTGGGGGACGGCCGGTTCGCCTGCTGGACGGCGGGGCTCTCGGCATCCGAGCCGCGCCCGCTGATCGTCGTCATGGGCGGCATCGTCAGCGTCAAGGAACAGTGGGCTCCGATCCTGGCCCGTGCCGATGCCCTCGGCGTGGCCCTGGCCGTCACCGAGCTGCCCGGCGTGGGCGAGAACACGCTGCCGTACCGGGCGGACAGTCACCGCATGATCGGCGCGGTGCTCGACGCGGTCGCGGACCGCGCCGATGTCCGGCGGACCTCCGCGATCGCCCTCAGCTTCGGCGGTCACCTGGCCCTGCGCGCAGCCCTTGTCGACGACCGCATCCGCGGTGTGGCGACCGTGGGCGCGCCGCTGCGCCACTTCTTCCTCGACCGCGAGTGGCAGCGCCGGGTCCCGGCCACGACGGTGCTCACGCTCGCACACCTCATCGGCTGCGAGCCGGGCGAGGTCTTCGACGCCGTACGCGAATGGGCGCTGAGCGAGGAGGAGTTGAGGCGGATCACCATTCCGGTGACGTACGCGGCTGCACTGCGCGACGACATCGTGCCGCTGACGGAGACGGGAGAGCTGCTGCGGGACGCGGGTGCCCGACGCCAGGTTCTGCTCCTGGACGACGAACACGGCGCACCGGGGGAGCTGGCACGGGTGCGGGTGGCACTGCTGCGGGGGGCGCTGGGGCGGTGGGCGTGGTGCGGTGCGCCGGGGTTCTGGCCGTGTCGGGCGGAACGCAGCGGGTGCTGA
- a CDS encoding DUF4260 family protein, giving the protein MNGARAIQASRSGWTYHAPAGRALSGGIGIAALVTGARLGGARSRVLWTTAVLPDVALLYGIAAAPGFERLPPYAVRPYNVLHSPAVPAVLLTLAAITRSRRTAVAGLGWLGHIAVDRAFGYGPRRPDGLRY; this is encoded by the coding sequence ATGAACGGTGCGAGGGCAATTCAAGCGAGCCGCTCCGGCTGGACCTACCACGCTCCCGCCGGCCGCGCCCTCAGCGGCGGGATCGGGATCGCCGCCCTCGTCACCGGCGCCCGCCTCGGCGGGGCGCGAAGCCGCGTCCTGTGGACCACCGCCGTGCTCCCCGACGTCGCCCTGCTCTACGGCATCGCCGCCGCCCCCGGCTTCGAGCGGCTGCCCCCCTACGCCGTACGCCCCTACAACGTCCTGCACTCGCCCGCCGTACCCGCCGTGCTGCTCACCCTCGCCGCCATCACCCGCAGCCGGCGCACCGCCGTCGCCGGGCTCGGGTGGCTCGGGCATATCGCCGTCGACCGCGCCTTCGGATACGGGCCCCGCAGGCCGGACGGCCTGCGGTACTGA
- a CDS encoding cytochrome P450 — protein sequence MPQESTVRSYPPARRSATELPEEYARLRSDAPVTDVVMPSGDGAYLFSRYDDVRNVLSDPRCSRAATVLPESPRLTAVPFDAGGLFTMDPPEHTRLRSLVSSAFTARRVDMLRPRIQELADELLERMAERGGPVDFNDAFAFPYPVAVICELLGVPFADRELFRGWSDAILSLTAHTPEQMLERKLALVAYLQQLVADKRQKPGDDLLSALVQVRDEDGPLTEHELITMAMTLLIAGHETTVGVLGTSVFTLLRHTGGLGVVPASPEPLATLVEELLRVNPIGDGGPLRVTTAEIELAGTVVPTGSAVIGAICSANRDESRFADADRFDPGRRGAPHLAFGHGPHYCLGAPLARAELQIALSSLARRFPSLRLAVPVEEVRMHTGLLVNRLESLPVNWS from the coding sequence ATGCCTCAGGAATCCACCGTGCGCAGCTATCCACCCGCTCGCCGCTCGGCGACCGAACTGCCGGAGGAGTACGCGCGGCTGCGCAGTGACGCTCCGGTGACCGACGTCGTGATGCCCAGCGGTGACGGAGCGTATCTGTTCAGCCGTTACGACGATGTACGTAACGTGCTCTCCGACCCCCGGTGCAGCAGAGCGGCAACGGTGCTTCCCGAGTCGCCCCGGCTCACGGCCGTCCCGTTCGACGCGGGCGGTCTGTTCACCATGGACCCGCCCGAGCACACCCGGCTGCGCTCTCTGGTGTCGAGTGCCTTCACAGCGCGCCGGGTTGACATGCTGCGGCCCCGCATCCAGGAGCTGGCGGACGAGCTGCTGGAGCGGATGGCGGAGCGGGGCGGGCCCGTCGACTTCAACGACGCCTTCGCGTTCCCGTATCCCGTCGCGGTGATCTGCGAGCTGCTTGGTGTCCCGTTCGCCGACCGTGAACTGTTCAGGGGCTGGTCGGACGCGATTCTGTCGCTCACCGCGCACACCCCGGAGCAGATGCTGGAGCGCAAGCTGGCGCTCGTCGCCTATCTGCAGCAACTCGTCGCCGACAAGCGGCAGAAGCCGGGCGACGATCTGCTCAGCGCGCTCGTCCAGGTGCGGGACGAGGACGGACCGCTGACCGAGCACGAGCTGATCACCATGGCGATGACGCTGCTGATCGCCGGGCACGAGACGACGGTCGGGGTGCTGGGGACGTCGGTGTTCACGCTGCTGCGGCACACCGGCGGGCTGGGTGTGGTGCCCGCGTCACCCGAGCCACTGGCCACGCTGGTGGAGGAGCTGTTGCGGGTCAACCCCATCGGGGACGGCGGTCCCCTCAGGGTCACCACGGCCGAGATCGAGCTGGCAGGGACCGTTGTGCCGACGGGCAGCGCGGTGATCGGGGCGATCTGTTCCGCGAACCGGGACGAGAGCCGGTTCGCGGATGCGGACCGCTTCGACCCGGGCCGCCGGGGCGCCCCGCATCTGGCCTTCGGACACGGCCCGCACTACTGCCTGGGCGCGCCGCTGGCGCGCGCCGAGCTGCAGATCGCGCTGTCCTCACTGGCCCGGCGCTTCCCTTCGCTGCGGCTTGCCGTACCGGTGGAGGAGGTCCGGATGCACACCGGGCTGCTCGTCAACCGGCTGGAGTCGCTGCCGGTGAACTGGTCCTGA
- a CDS encoding response regulator transcription factor, which translates to MIRVVLAEDMHMVRGALVALLNLESDIQIVAEVGTGRDILPAVLLHHPHVAVLDIDLPGLDGLAAAAEVHAKQPSCRTLILTGLGRPGNLRRALEAQVSGFILKDAPPSQLADAIRRVSVGERVIDPQLALDAWAARDNPLTARETEVLRMAADGAEAPDIAGRLYLTVGTVRNYLTTVVTKLGARNRVDAIRIAREQGWL; encoded by the coding sequence ATGATCAGAGTGGTCCTTGCGGAGGACATGCACATGGTGCGGGGGGCACTGGTCGCCTTGCTCAATCTCGAGTCCGACATTCAGATCGTGGCGGAGGTCGGTACCGGACGGGACATTCTTCCCGCCGTGTTACTGCACCATCCCCATGTCGCGGTGCTGGACATCGATCTGCCGGGCCTGGACGGGCTGGCCGCGGCCGCCGAGGTCCACGCCAAGCAGCCGTCCTGCCGCACCCTGATCCTCACCGGTCTCGGCCGCCCCGGCAATCTGCGCCGGGCGCTGGAGGCGCAGGTGTCCGGGTTCATCCTGAAGGACGCGCCACCGAGCCAGCTCGCCGACGCGATAAGACGGGTGTCCGTGGGAGAGCGGGTGATAGACCCGCAGCTCGCGCTCGACGCCTGGGCGGCCAGGGACAATCCGCTCACGGCCCGTGAGACCGAGGTACTGCGGATGGCCGCCGACGGCGCGGAGGCGCCCGACATCGCCGGCCGGCTGTATCTGACCGTGGGGACCGTACGGAACTATCTGACGACGGTCGTCACCAAACTGGGGGCGCGCAACCGGGTCGACGCGATCCGTATCGCCCGCGAGCAGGGCTGGCTCTGA
- a CDS encoding sensor histidine kinase, whose product MHSPDRSDSATPPRSGGDAGLAPKIALTILLVALGSVLAAATLHLLTVQQSLTDLIGGAAALLGMFACQVVLSAPRRVRLRRGQQYWILAVQVGLTYPPILFMGTAWVGVTGFLAGSLLLVLRPPWSWLSAGATVVSTMALTTSWSGKTVIDVAYIGVSTVLITSLVYGLTALSEMVLQLRSAQQEIARLAVEQERLRFARDLHDLLGYSLSAITLRSELTLRLVDQHPARAREELSTVLEISRQALADTRQVARSYRDMSFPAELASAHSVCGAAGIDIEVDCTLTDLPDQVGTVLATVLREGITNILRHSRVRRCRISAHRAGNGAVVLHVMNDGVARTPEEPSLYDGSGIGNLSARVCAVGGALTAGVREDGCFHLEAEVPLDCGGKRRVPQQTRVLLERQIT is encoded by the coding sequence TTGCACAGCCCGGACCGCAGCGATTCGGCCACGCCTCCGCGCAGCGGAGGCGACGCGGGTCTGGCGCCCAAGATCGCTCTGACCATTCTCCTGGTCGCTCTTGGCAGTGTGCTGGCCGCCGCGACCCTGCATCTGCTCACGGTGCAGCAGAGCCTCACCGACCTCATCGGGGGCGCGGCGGCCCTGCTCGGGATGTTCGCCTGTCAGGTCGTGCTGTCGGCGCCCAGACGGGTGCGGCTGAGGCGCGGACAGCAGTACTGGATCCTGGCCGTGCAGGTGGGGCTCACCTATCCCCCGATCCTCTTCATGGGCACCGCCTGGGTGGGGGTCACCGGCTTCCTCGCCGGCTCCCTGCTGCTGGTACTGCGCCCGCCCTGGTCGTGGCTGTCAGCCGGAGCCACCGTCGTGAGCACCATGGCGCTGACGACGTCCTGGAGCGGCAAGACCGTCATCGACGTCGCCTATATCGGCGTCTCCACCGTCCTGATCACGAGTCTGGTCTACGGACTGACCGCGCTCTCCGAGATGGTGCTCCAACTGCGCAGCGCACAGCAGGAGATCGCCCGGCTCGCGGTGGAGCAGGAGCGGCTGCGCTTCGCCCGCGATCTGCACGATCTGCTGGGCTACAGCCTCTCCGCGATCACGCTGCGCAGCGAGCTGACGCTGCGGCTGGTCGATCAGCATCCGGCGCGGGCGCGGGAGGAACTCTCGACGGTGCTGGAGATCTCCCGCCAGGCGCTCGCCGACACCCGGCAGGTCGCCCGCAGCTACCGCGACATGTCCTTCCCCGCGGAACTCGCCTCCGCACACTCGGTGTGCGGCGCGGCGGGCATCGACATCGAGGTCGACTGCACGCTGACGGATCTGCCGGACCAGGTGGGCACGGTGCTCGCGACCGTCCTGCGTGAGGGGATCACCAACATCCTGCGGCACAGCCGGGTGCGCCGCTGCCGCATCTCGGCCCACCGGGCCGGGAACGGCGCGGTGGTGCTGCATGTGATGAACGACGGGGTCGCCCGCACCCCCGAGGAGCCGTCCCTCTACGACGGCAGCGGAATCGGCAATCTCTCCGCCCGCGTCTGCGCGGTCGGCGGCGCACTGACCGCCGGCGTACGGGAGGACGGCTGCTTCCATCTGGAGGCCGAAGTTCCGCTGGACTGCGGAGGGAAGCGCCGGGTGCCGCAGCAGACACGGGTCCTGCTGGAACGGCAGATCACGTAG
- a CDS encoding TOMM precursor leader peptide-binding protein, translating into MDSLWPRIGFRRHLTTAVVPGEATYLVSEQGVTAIEGEAVAVLAPLLDGSRDLSALVRDTQGLLSPTELGSLLGKLTQANLVTGCAAPPQADFTDKDAAAFWEAAGLEAASAGEALTRGRVRLLDLASLGGTATRGAFLNVGVALSGPGGCALTVVLCDDYLLPQLKEIDKEQRRSGRPWMLAKPHGVEPWIGPVFQPGEGACWNCMAYRLNHHRQPEQHVGQALGLSSAAAPPRATIAASRSLALQAIALEAAKWIAGYRDSSQMAIRVLDNLSLSVRSHPVGQRPQCPECGDPRLVGERVQQPVAITSRPKKTLTGGHRALTSEQVLERYEHLVGRVTGVVSMLQRAPGGPDFLNSYHSGPNPALTHRSLTAFRSSLRSQSGGKGTTSLDAKVGALCEAVERYSATLHGDEPRIRASFAELAGDAIRPNQCQLYDERQYTNRLQWNAVQPPFQYICDPFDEKTPIDWTPIWSLTHGRHRMLPTQMLYYSAPPAQGPCFALADSNGNAAGSSIEDAILQGFFELVERDAVALWWYNRTRQPGVDLNSFPDPWIDEMHAQYAQLKREFWVLDLTSDLGIPAMAAVSRRIDKPEEDIMFGFGCHFDPGIALRRALTELNQLLPAVLGPPCADDPQLIDWCTRRTLANQPYLGPDRSVPAKCRGDYGYTLRPDLLDDIKAAEQLVREHGMELLVLDQTRPDLGLPTVKVMVPGLRHFWARFGSGRLYDVPVRLGRRNTPIPYEQLNPIPLFV; encoded by the coding sequence GTGGATTCCCTATGGCCACGGATCGGGTTCAGGCGACACCTCACCACCGCCGTAGTACCGGGCGAGGCGACCTATCTGGTCTCCGAACAGGGTGTCACCGCGATCGAGGGTGAGGCCGTCGCGGTCCTCGCTCCTCTTCTGGACGGCAGCAGGGATCTGTCCGCGCTCGTGCGGGACACCCAGGGCCTGCTGTCGCCGACCGAACTCGGCAGTCTCCTGGGGAAGCTGACGCAGGCGAATCTGGTCACCGGATGCGCCGCGCCGCCTCAGGCCGACTTCACGGACAAGGACGCCGCGGCGTTCTGGGAAGCCGCGGGGCTCGAGGCGGCGAGCGCGGGAGAGGCTCTGACGAGGGGCCGGGTCCGACTGCTGGACCTGGCCTCCCTCGGCGGAACTGCCACCCGGGGCGCCTTTCTCAACGTCGGGGTCGCGCTCAGCGGCCCCGGCGGCTGCGCCCTGACGGTCGTCCTGTGCGACGACTATCTCCTGCCTCAGCTCAAGGAGATCGACAAGGAACAGCGCAGGTCGGGACGTCCCTGGATGCTGGCCAAACCACACGGTGTCGAGCCCTGGATCGGGCCGGTGTTCCAGCCGGGCGAGGGCGCGTGCTGGAACTGCATGGCCTACCGGCTCAATCACCACCGGCAGCCGGAGCAGCATGTGGGGCAGGCGCTCGGGCTGTCCTCCGCCGCGGCGCCGCCGCGCGCGACCATCGCGGCGAGCCGGTCCCTCGCTCTCCAGGCGATCGCCCTGGAAGCGGCCAAGTGGATAGCCGGCTACCGCGATTCGAGCCAGATGGCCATACGAGTTCTGGACAACCTTTCGCTGAGTGTCCGGTCGCATCCGGTCGGACAGCGGCCTCAGTGTCCTGAGTGCGGCGACCCCCGGCTGGTCGGGGAGCGGGTGCAGCAGCCCGTCGCCATCACATCGCGGCCCAAGAAGACCCTCACCGGCGGCCACCGGGCCCTGACGTCCGAGCAGGTCCTGGAGCGTTACGAGCATCTGGTCGGCAGGGTCACCGGCGTGGTCAGCATGCTGCAACGGGCGCCCGGCGGCCCGGACTTCCTCAACTCGTACCACTCGGGGCCCAATCCGGCGCTGACCCACCGCAGTCTGACGGCGTTCCGTTCCAGTCTGCGCAGCCAGAGCGGAGGCAAGGGAACCACCTCGCTCGATGCCAAGGTCGGCGCCCTCTGCGAGGCGGTGGAACGTTACTCCGCCACGCTCCACGGGGACGAACCGCGGATCCGTGCCAGCTTCGCGGAGCTGGCCGGCGACGCCATCCGCCCCAATCAGTGCCAGCTCTACGATGAACGGCAGTACACGAACCGGCTGCAGTGGAATGCCGTACAGCCGCCGTTCCAGTACATCTGCGACCCGTTCGACGAGAAGACCCCGATCGACTGGACGCCGATCTGGTCGCTCACCCACGGCAGGCACCGGATGCTGCCGACCCAGATGCTCTACTACTCCGCACCGCCCGCACAGGGACCGTGCTTCGCACTGGCCGATTCCAACGGCAACGCGGCGGGCAGCAGCATCGAAGACGCCATCCTGCAAGGCTTTTTCGAGCTGGTCGAACGGGATGCCGTCGCACTGTGGTGGTACAACCGCACCCGGCAGCCCGGCGTCGACCTGAATTCCTTCCCCGACCCGTGGATCGACGAGATGCACGCCCAGTACGCCCAGCTCAAAAGGGAGTTCTGGGTACTGGATCTCACCTCGGACCTGGGCATCCCGGCCATGGCCGCGGTCTCCCGCCGCATCGACAAGCCGGAGGAGGACATCATGTTCGGCTTCGGCTGCCACTTCGACCCCGGCATCGCGCTGAGGCGGGCGCTCACCGAGCTGAACCAGCTGCTGCCCGCCGTACTGGGTCCGCCCTGCGCCGACGATCCGCAGCTCATCGACTGGTGTACCCGCCGCACCCTCGCCAACCAGCCCTACCTGGGCCCCGACCGGAGCGTTCCCGCGAAGTGCCGTGGCGACTACGGCTACACGCTGCGCCCGGACCTCCTCGACGACATCAAGGCCGCTGAGCAGCTGGTGCGCGAGCACGGCATGGAGCTGCTCGTCCTCGACCAGACCCGGCCCGACCTCGGGCTGCCGACCGTGAAGGTGATGGTGCCCGGACTGCGGCACTTCTGGGCCCGCTTCGGCTCGGGACGGCTGTACGACGTGCCCGTACGGCTGGGCCGGCGGAATACGCCCATCCCCTATGAGCAGCTCAATCCGATTCCGCTGTTTGTCTAG